The following proteins are co-located in the Tachysurus vachellii isolate PV-2020 chromosome 17, HZAU_Pvac_v1, whole genome shotgun sequence genome:
- the ppp1r26 gene encoding protein phosphatase 1 regulatory subunit 26 → MFLKTVPPVVAVHSEWRSGKSLSLPLCFNDSASDSDFVSSSGTPIPHKVQMIIDSLCSTQSSDMNNEVNSSAQSALNLPKPSCGGHKSCHMDTLARTRRAATDSSKLHAFGSDATEGSDSDDSVDRGIEEAIQEYLKEKVDQKHKREPVEDPIQITKVQEEEYCMADAPKQVIHSTKVLTSSNTTLKGSKGIQPLGGLKKKKKTIKETPFGKTGAFKALPAKAPPSSGTSSSLPQVDCTSHSLKIKEEDLMDSSSDDGIEEAIQKFQQKEKERHEGLTCVQLKEVLDSSSDDGIEEAIRNYQQERQKEKEHKPHPKQSCLMADHIAVKPLKKLAKKKNRKKNAVEPKEIKCASPNPVGLSFSMLPTCCVVAGGDSLCSTRGEEPNIGQQIHSTLTVNTTAELMCAEAILDISKTVMPSAFEPNLDLASTPTTETASFLPTGVSLQKYEKSDESSVDSEDGIEQEIRKFLEHKAKLHEQASTTDYPGVSTATKAPQQIKVEEDQSKALRLSFSRKRKRKEDGISCKQGISGNTLKEEPQPKPQTQSEFPPVTWHTCSSNIVKTIDYAHCSPHHSITEGFTSINKVSSLGTSPSEYFFGSERNYSSEKSSSLDSDEDLDAAIKDLLKTKKKVKKKVRDMKLKARKGQKPIQQPGTDTLKKHKSVKDQNLVLASVKPGVIKSSKGLMSISRQDKGAKPKCLKSQKNSKNPKISTKEVQGSGFKMAVHGVQSTHVDEESSSVDSDDSIEQEIRRFLAEKAKGSSTSVTTQKQDNAGGAEETAFNTIGAKNVKIEELYTKSSDLSRASLSMDLSQKEQTQGIPLNIKGPPSSFASCCTLEEDSKGDQLHERTLHECKDISLETDKDWAQKVTLKFTDRTDSETFVINVTDPQDPKSAAQHQNLFLMKHDNCSIGSAREKCSEDLSSSLQNRSRIPLIEAISTVCPSPPPVEKHFLSSSSQTLMVAKKDCQEGPAESRSDSFDLYSWERKGQWDQPPNLTSNSRHASSNPAHLSRHLPHYPSHLSCVPLPLAISQPRAGASLVHLRRDQPSVVALSAHKSTHLQLRNTQKDTRKTSEGREEESERCIDETDVDSGEEKTDRRQQQCSQSWSTCIDPGALLSPYIALNSEERSQKFRHNKQRCRVLKAARRKLQFVFSSATMKSL, encoded by the exons ATGTTTCTGAAAACGGTTCCTCCTGTGGTGGCAGTTCACTCAGAATGGAGGTCCGGTAAGAGCTTGAGCCTGCCACTTTGCTTCAATGATAGTGCTTCAGACAGTGACTTTGTATCTTCTAGCGGAACCCCCATCCCGCACAAAGTCCAAATGATCATTGACAGCCTTTGCAGCACACAGTCCTCAGATATGAACAATGAGGTCAACTCTAGTGCCCAGTCTGCCCTCAACCTGCCCAAGCCATCATGTGGTGGCCACAAGTCTTGTCACATGGACACGCTAGCAAGGACTCGACGTGCAGCGACAGACAGCAGTAAGCTTCATGCATTTGGCTCTGATGCCACTGAAGGTTCAGATAGCGATGATTCTGTAGATCGAGGAATTGAGGAGGCGATTCAGGAGTACCTGAAAGAAAAAGTGGACCAAAAGCATAAAAGGGAGCCGGTGGAGGACCCAATACAGATAACAAAAGTCCAAGAGGAAGAATATTGTATGGCAGATGCACCTAAACAGGTCATACATTCCACCAAGGTGCTAACTAGTAGCAACACTACCCTGAAAGGTTCAAAAGGAATCCAGCCATTGGGAGgcttgaagaaaaagaaaaaaacaatcaaagagACCCCGTTTGGAAAAACAGGTGCCTTTAAAGCTTTGCCTGCAAAAGCTCCACCTTCCTCTGGAACATCTTCCAGTTTGCCACAAGTGGATTGTACTTCACATTCACTCAAAATTAAAGAGGAAGATTTAATGGATTCAAGCAGTGATGATGGGATTGAAGAAGCCATACAGAAGTTTCAGCAAAAAGAGAAGGAGCGTCATGAGGGCTTGACGTGCGTTCAGCTGAAGGAAGTGCTGGACTCTAGTAGTGATGATGGCATTGAAGAGGCAATAAGGAACTACCAACAGGAAAGGCAAAAGGAAAAGGAACACAAACCTCACCCAAAGCAAAGTTGTTTGATGGCTGATCACATTGCTGTTAAGCCTCTTAAAAAACTAGCtaagaaaaagaacagaaagaaaaatgcagTGGAACCTAAAGAAATTAAGTGTGCTTCTCCTAATCCTGTAGGCCTCTCTTTCAGCATGCTGCCTACATGTTGTGTGGTGGCAGGTGGAGATTCATTGTGCTCCACTAGAGGTGAAGAGCCAAATATTGGACAGCAAATTCATTCTACGCTCACAGTCAACACTACTGCTGAGCTGATGTGTGCCGAGGCCATCTTGGACATCTCCAAGACTGTGATGCCTTCAGCATTTGAGCCCAACTTGGACCTGGCCAGTACCCCAACAACAGAGACCGCATCTTTCCTTCCCACTGGTGTTTcactgcagaaatatgaaaaaagtgATGAGAGCTCTGTGGACAGTGAGGATGGAATTGAGCAAGAGATTCGTAAATTTCTGGAGCATAAAGCAAAGCTGCATGAACAGGCATCCACAACTGACTACCCTGGAGTATCCACAGCCACTAAAGCTCCTCAACAGATCAAGGTGGAGGAGGATCAGAGCAAAGCACTAAGGCTGTCCTTTTCACGAAAAAGGAAACGGAAAGAAGATGGCATAAGTTGTAAACAAGGAATTTCTGGTAATACATTGAAAGAGGAGCCTCAACCCAAACCCCAAACCCAGAGTGAGTTCCCTCCTGTTACATGGCACACTTGTAGCTCGAATATTGTAAAGACTATTGACTATGCACATTGCTCTCCCCATCACAGCATTACAGAAGGATTCACATCCATAAACAAGGTTTCTAGCCTTGGAACCAGTCCCTCAGAGTATTTTTTTGGCTCTGAGAGGAACTACAGCAGTGAAAAGAGTAGCTCTTTGGACAGTGATGAGGATCTTGATGCAGCAATTAAAGATTTGCTCAAGACGAAGAAAAAGGTGAAGAAGAAAGTCCGGGACATGAAACTTAAAGCACGAAAGGGCCAGAAACCCATCCAACAACCAGGTACGGACaccttaaaaaaacacaaatctgtcAAGGATCAAAATTTGGTTCTTGCATCTGTGAAACCTGGTgttataaaaagcagcaaaggGCTGATGAGCATATCCAGACAGGACAAAGGAGCTAAACCTAAATGTTTGAAGTCACAGAAAAATAGCAAAAATCCTAAAATCTCCACAAAGGAAGTCCAGGGCTCTGGATTCAAGATGGCAGTCCATGGAGTCCAATCTACACATGTTGATGAGGAGAGCAGCTCAGTGGACAGCGATGACAGCATTGAGCAAGAGATTCGTCGGTTCTTGGCTGAGAAAGCAAAAGGGTCTTCTACATCAGTGACTACCCAGAAGCAGGATAATGCTGGAGGTGCAGAAGAAACTGCCTTCAATACAATTGGAgcgaaaaatgttaaaatagaGGAGCTTTATACAAAGTCTTCTGATCTTTCAAGAGCTTCATTGAGCATGGACTTAAGTCAGAAAGAGCAAACGCAGGGCATTCCCCTGAACATTAAGGGACCACCTTCATCATTTGCCAGCTGCTGCACTTTGGAAGAGGACAGTAAGGGTGATCAATTGCATGAGAGAACTTTGCATGAGTGCAAGGATATCAGCTTAGAAACAGACAAGGACTGGGCTCAAAAGGTAACATTAAAGTTCACAGACAGAACTGATTCTGAAACATTTGTTATTAATGTAACTGATCCACAGGATCCCAAGAGTGCTGCACAGCACCAGAACCTGTTTCTGATGAAGCATGATAACTGCAGTATAGGTTCAGCTAGGGAAAAATGTTCAGAAGACCTGTCAAGCAGTTTGCAGAACAGGAGTAGAATTCCTCTTATAGAGGCTATTAGCACTGTGTGTCCCTCTCCCCCTCCAGTAGAAAAACACTTTCTTAGTTCCTCTTCACAGACTCTCATGGTTGCCAAGAAAGATTGCCAGGAAGGTCCTGCTGAGAGCAGGTCTGATTCATTCGATCTGTACAGTTGGGAAAGGAAAGGACAATGGGACCAACCTCCTAATCTGACCTCTAACAGCAGACATGCATCCTCAAATCCTGCACACCTATCTAGGCACCTGCCTCATTACCCCTCTCACCTTTCATGCGTCCCCCTACCCCTTGCCATATCCCAGCCACGTGCAGGTGCTAGCTTGGTCCACCTGCGCAGAGATCAGCCCTCAGTTGTAGCTCTGTCAGCTCACAAGTCCACTCACCTGCAGCTTAGAAATACACAGAAAGATACCAGAAAAACCAGtgaagggagagaggaagagtcGGAAAGGTGCATAGATGAGACAGATGTAGACTCAGGTGAAGAGAAGACAGATAGGAGACAGCAGCAATGCAGCCA ATCTTGGTCCACCTGTATTGATCCAGGTGCGCTTCTCAGTCCCTACATTGCCCTTAACTCAGAGGAAAGGAGCCAGAAATTCAGACACAATAAGCAG